DNA sequence from the Bombus pyrosoma isolate SC7728 unplaced genomic scaffold, ASM1482585v1 HiC_scaffold_4727, whole genome shotgun sequence genome:
TTGTGGTTGTAGATCAATAGCAGTTCGTTTAAATACGGGCGGAGTGTTATTAGATTGATTCTTTGACTGATTCTGACGGTGAACAACACGATTTGATTCTCGCAGCCATTGTTCTTTGTTGGCTGATAATTGTTGAGCGTAATTCAGGTTTTTTGGATCGCTAGCTACTACTAACTGTGATATTTCGTGCCGTAAATTGAGTAGATACGGTTTTAATGTTTCGCGTTCTTCAATGTCCATGGCTACGCGTCGTTCAACCGGCGTGCGGTTTTCGTTTTGGACTGCATAATTTAGTTCGTTGAGTTGTTGTCGGAATCTAGAGTTGAAAGATTGTACGATTTCTGTCATTCCTTGTCTCAAATTTCTCAAGTTATCTTTGCAATTGCTAACGGTGGTTGGGGCTGACACGTTTTGTCCTAGGCACAAATATAGGTCTTCAAATGAgttaatctttaaatatcttatattcCTTTTCGCGCTATCTGTCATATTTTCGGTAAGTATGAGATCTAATAGGAAATCTCTAGCACTTGCCTTGCACCTGGCTCTTGCGTTGCGaactgataaaataaaatcttcaacGCCTACGTCATCTCGACCCCGTAGTGTCTCGATAGTGCGTATGGCCTCTCCTGCTCGGAGTCCTTGTTCTTCTCCGCAGTAGTTTCCTTGTCTAGTCGTAACGTGACTCATTCGTTGTCTTTGTGACGTGTTTGGTCCGTCGATTTCGTCATCTGTCATGTTATCGGCACCGGTTTCTAAGTGGGTGCTTATCTTGCATGGTCGGTTTTAGTGTCGTGTTTCACTCCTATACTTTCGGTAAGGTCACGTATTTCCTTAGCCCGGTTTCTATAACTAGTTTccgtaaattcttttattctgttAATATTTTGCTCAGTGTTACTTCTAAAATTTTCGAACTCGTGAGTTAGACTTTGAAGTTGTTCGAGGATAGTAGCGATTAATTCGTTTTGTTTTGCCGTACTCATGTCAGTTGGATTCATCTTGATAGATTATTTTCAGAAGAATCACTATCTTCAGAACGTATTTCGGGTTTACGGTTTCGATAATGTACGAAAGCCAGCTTACCGAGATTCTTTGTAGATCCTACTTTTGATCAAGGAGGTGACAATGGTCCTTCGCTGTAGAATCCGTAGAAGTACCGTTGAAGTTTCCTCTTGATGCGATGAATGGATCTTGGCAGGATCGCCAATTTTGTCACGTCGGGGACACTAGAAATCACtaaaccgatagatcgccggtaatctcgcgtcgcagtttgaacgtttcacgaataaggtgAAGGAATTGAACTTCATATAagatgatggaaattttattgtataaatccaacagagtgacggttcaaagaattataacaaaatgcgAGCGCTAATTTTTAAGGGTTTTTATAGTGAGGTTTTAGTCCCTTTGGAGGGGTTATTGTCGGATGTATATCAGAGGCGGTTATTCAGTCactgttttgttattgtttcgatagcTATGGCATGCAGGAAGTTTTCGTCTACTTGATTACTATTTCGGAGCGGGTGGCCCtcttgagcgtgtgacaatagtaaagataattatttattggaCAGCATGAATAAGGAAGAGTTAAAAAGTAGAGAAGATGAAAATTGTTCAGAATTTAGTTGGCCGTCCGTTTATGGCACGGGCAGGCCCATTTCCCTCATTaggaaattttgaattacCGAACTTATTACTGAATTTAAAATCACCAATGCATTTGTTTCAAAGTAGTACATGTCCACGAACTTGTCAACCTTAAGTCAGTATAAAATCCATTTACCGTTTCTCACAAAAGGCTTATTCGAATCAACAACTGACACGTCTCGCGTGTGTCTTTTGTTTGAGATTTTACAACTAGAGTGACGCGGCCACGAGCCAGGGATTCAAAGCGACTAATGGAGAAAGCCACGTAAATTTGTGGCCATTCAGTGGCCATTCATTCATTATAACCGTGAATCGTTGGAAACGTCCTTCGGTTAACACTCGCTAATAACATTAGCGTGACCACGTGGCTCGAGTTTACGTTCTACAACGACGATACACGTTAATGAGCCGATTTATTGACGTCACTTTACAACGTGATTCCTATAGATTATCATGGTAACCGTGTGCTGCCGAAGAGACGCCCGCTATCATGCAGAACTGCTTCCTCGGCTAACATGCGACAAAAGTGTCAATGCAAATGATGAAACGAGCCCCTTGTTCGGAGCTAGAGGTTTTTCGAGACGGTTCGCTAGGTACCgacacaaataataatatcctcATGATCGCgccatttaaaaatttccataacaACCGGGACATGTCCGTGAATTCTTTTCGTCCGCCGAAAAGGATAAAAGCGCAGAAAATCACGGTGGTAATTTGCTTGAGGAATAATTCGAAACATTTCCGTTAGATCCGAAACAAAATAAGCAGCTGAAATGGTAAACAATGTATGCAAGAAATGAAGATTTCTTAATAGAGAACACGCATTTGCAGTTTTACCATCCAGAGTGActcataaattttttattttttatcttatttatatttttattataataacagCGTTTTACTTCCTCTTTAGGATGATACTGTAGGTTTGTGGTAACAGTTCGTAATTTTTGGAGCAACATATCCTAATTGTTTTGAACGATTTTTGCTTAGGAGAAAAGGTTGTTTGGATTCCTTTGATGTACTAATTCCAACCGTGACATTTTACTTTGCTTCGTGATCTCAAATGATGAAGTCATCGTGTTACAAAAAGATTAAACTCGTCTTTCTTTAACCGCAAACaagtatgttatataatatacgtttCTTTGAATCCTATGAAATCACCATGTAATCTGTGAACATACAAAGCCCGTTTTTTTCAGCGTCTTCTTTcgtcatatatttaaaacattattttcagCATAGACTAAATAGTGTAAATTAGCAATTCTTTCGATTACTTTACGATACACAAAATATCATACAATaacctttttttattacaaattcttgCACATAATACACGGTATACGCATAAAATGggatcataaataattttcgactTCACTACTATACACTTAGATTTACataagtatacatataccCTGTATATCCTCTACGTCTATGAAATATCACAACCTAGGAAACGTACGCCATTAATTTCTATGACACTTTGGCATTTCCTAGGCAACTTATCAATTCCACCTTGTGAAGATCTTGGATTcgcaatgaaaaatatttcgaatgtgaaaaaagaagtcgaaaatatagaataaaaatttttcgtttgaagctttgttttcaagaaaatcgactttaaattttcaacttttgaactttttttcaaaagaaccATATTCGCCGAGGGTTCGTTCTGCTCTTTGAATAACACGTCTGTCAGGATGTCGACGATTTGGATACCAGTGTCTGTAATGATCAGCTGCGGCTGATGCGTTAGAACCACACGCACCTAACGAAAGTATCATGTCCGTATATTCCGATTGCTGTATGTAGACATGATGGTAGACTAATAGTTACTGATAGTGGATAGCCATAAAAGTCGGATAGTAAGTTAATAGGTAGGAAAACACTTCGGTCACATTGGAAGTGTTCATCAACATAACGTcaatcgagacaacgatctacagtgagatccgttataacgagacgtgataaagtgcacgcgtaccgagcaaAAATTCAAAGTTGATTTTTACGAAAACAAAACCTCAaccgaaaaatttttattctatattttcgacttcttctttcgcgtagaatcaccccctttccgcttgtaccactaGTTacaaaccaccctgtatattgtCAACGATCCAGCAACTTCAATATGATACAAGGTTACGTATGTGGAATGACAAACTACGAatgagtacgacctgagactcgGTTCGTGTTGAAGACTGTGATAATATATCTTCTGTCAATTGATTGTCTTCGACATGTCAATTCTGCTGACTTGACTTCTGACTCTTGCTGTTCCTGGAACTGTATTTTAACTCGAGCTGGTTTTAACTGACTGTTCGCTCTTATGTtattacggaggaaagctcggtATGGGTGTGTCCTTTGAACGAAGAACGCgaattcgttgttcacacttttcgtccggAAAGGGGGTAACGATCCGTAATGTCCATTGGTTACGACCTACATTAATGAATAATGATAGGAGGAGGAAATGTCCTACCAACGTTGCTAGTGGGTATCATTGTTCATGGGAAAAACCGGCTTTTCCGTTAGGCAACTACCCGCTTTTGCCCGTAATTTGTACGAACGTATAATAAATCTAAGGACTTTTCTAAGAACCAGCTATAAACCGATAACACTTACAGGgttaataaactaaaagtttaagtttatggtgggtccttgaGGTTACTGAGGGTACGCGGTGAGGACCTGCACACATCTGGCCTCTGATGTGGATTGACGTCACAATGGCTTCGGGCCTTTCAGTTATAGGGCCTTCCATTTCATTATAGTtataacactgctagcgtgcggatctggaccagctcaaattacattttttacttatacttacacttctgtattaaaatatattttcgactttacaatttatccacgcgtttctctATCTATAcgtctaataacctcaacaaaaacgttatatgaaattgtaaatttctataGAAAGATAAGGGAAATCTCGAACCGTGTTTAGTTGCTATGTAAATGTTCTTTGTCACGCTGGCGTGTTTATTGAGAGAATGTTAAATAACACTATGGAAAGGTATCGCTAATTACAGTAATTAGGTACATAGACAACGGTTGTTCTGTGGTATCCGATCATTATTTGGCGGAAACatgatgaaataattatgaagTGGTATGTACACTATTGGATACTtaatattcaatgaaatatgCCATTAGCTCCTTCTTGTGTTGTTTGATGTCACCAGATGGGCCGCAGACGAGTCactctttgaaatattcatcacGGTTAATGCGCCAGAAATGAGCATGTCACACGATTTGCAAgcttatgaaatttcatgagTTACTCCTGTCGTTATCCAATTAATCAGAAGAAAACATCATCGATgtcaaaatattacaaatatcctTCCATGtctacaattttctttaatccaTGATACATTTCCATGATATTGAAATACCTAATTACCTATTCCTACATTCTTAAATCACTTACTTTATTAAGTTAGTTTATaagtttttttatattactcgattatctttaattattaaattctaaaacGGACTTTCGGTTTGGTGCGAGGCAAGGGCAACACGTGGACGGAGTGCTCTGTAGAAAAAGTGAAGTGTGAggggaagaaggaaaggaaagcgcGAAGTAacacgaagagaggaaagataaaGTGCAAACACacgaggaggaaagaaggagaggtgaaaggaagagaaacaagggagatttataaataagagaatCCAAGAAAGGAAGAGGTTAGGCAGacagaagaaaatcaaaaatttgggcaaagaaataacagatggCGACAGTAAGAGGTAGGCCGCGGAACACAGACAAGGCgggaaacaaagaagaatctAAAAACACACTAGAAAGATACAGCTGGACGGAAAAGGAGAAATCAACCAGGGAGGAAGGAAGGGAGGGAGCGACAGAAAAAgcggagaaaatggaaagaggaaTAGAAGCTAggacaaaagaaataataggaATGTTCGAAAAACAACTGGAGGAGTTGGCGAGGGCgatgaaagaggaaataaaaagggaaataaaagaggaaagagaaaaaagagagagggaaataaaagaggaaagagaaagaagagagaaggaaatgaaggaggaaaaagaaagaggagagagagagagggcaagagagagagaggagagagaaagagaaaaagagcagtgggagagagaaaagaaggagttAGTAGACAGGATCAGAAGACTCGAGGAGGAGCGGGAAAGGGAggagagggaaaaaagaaggaataacaTAGTAATCAAGGGGGTGGAATGGAAGGAAGGAGACAAGGAAGAAGCTGTAAACGANNNNNNNNNNNNNNNNNNNNNNNNNNNNNNNNNNNNNNNNNNNNNNNNNNNNNNNNNNNNNNNNNNNNNNNNNNNNNNNNNNNNNNNNNNNNNNNNNNNNNNNNNNNNNNNNNNNNNNNNNNNNNNNNNNNNNNNNNNNNNNNNNNNNNNNNNNNNNNNNNNNNNNNNNNNNNNNNNNNNNNNNNNNNNNNNNNNNNNNNNNNNNNNNNNNNNNNNNNNNNNNNNNNNNNNNNNNNNNNNNNNNNNNNNNNNNNNNNNNNNNNNNNNNNNNNNNNNNNNNNNNNNNNNNNNNNNNNNNNNNNNNNNNNNNNNNNNNNNNNNNNNNNNNNNNNNNNNNNNNNNNNNNNNNNNNNNNNNNNNNNNNNNNNNNNNNNNNNNNNNNNNNNNNNNNNNNNNNNNNNNNNNNNNNNNNNNNNNNNNNNNNNNNNNNNNNNNNNNNNNNNNNNNNNNNNNNNNNNNNNNNNNNNNNNNNNNNNNNNNNNNNNNNNNNNNNNNNNNNNNNNNNNNNNNNNNNNNNNNNNNNNNNNNNNNNNNNNNNNNNNNNNNNNNNNNNNNNNNNNNNNNNNNNNNNNNNNNNNNNNNNNNNNNNNNNNNNNNNNNNNNNNNNNNNNNNNNNNNNNNNNNNNNNNNNNNNNNNNNNNNNNNNNNNNNNNNNNNNNNNNNNNNNNNNNNNNNNNNNNNNNNNNNNNNNNNNNNNNNNNNNNNNNNNNNNNNNNNNNNNNNNNNNNNNNNNNNNNNNNNNNNNNNNNNNNNNNNNNNNNNNNNNNNNNNNNNNNNNNNNNNNNNNNNNNNNNNNNNNNNNNNNNNNNNNNNNNNNNNNNNNNNNNNNNNNNNNNNNNNNNNNNNNNNNNNNNNNNNNNNNNNNNNNNNNNNNNNNNNNNNNNNNNNNNNNNNNNNNNNNNNNNNNNNNNNNNNNNNNNNNNNNNNNNNNNNNNNNNNNNNNNNNNNNNNNNNNNNNNNNNNNNNNNNNNNNNNNNNNNNNNNNNNNNNNNNNNNNNNNNNNNNNNNNNNNNNNNNNNNNNNNNNNNNNNNNNNNNNNNNNNNNNNNNNNNNNNNNNNNNNNNNNNNNNNNNNNNNNNNNNNNNNNNNNNNNNNNNNNNNNNNNNNNNNNNNNNNNNNNNNNNNNNNNNNNNNNNNNNNNNNNNNNNNNNNNNNNNNNNNNNNNNNNNNNNNNNNNNNNNNNNNNNNNNNNNNNNNNNNNNNNNNNNNNNNNNNNNNNNNNNNNNNNNNNNNNNNNNNNNNNNNNNNNNNNNNNNNNNNNNNNNNNNNNNNNNNNNNNNNNNNNNNNNNNNNNNNNNNNNNNNNNNNNNNNNNNNNNNNNNNNNNNNNNNNNNNNNNNNNNNNNNNNNNNNNNNNNNNNNNNNNNNNNNNNNNNNNNNNNNNNNNNNNNNNNNNNNNNNNNNNNNNNNNNNNNNNNNNNNNNNNNNNNNNNNNNNNNNNNNNNNNNNNNNNNNNNNNNNNNNNNNNNNNNNNNNNNNNNNNNNNNNNNNNNNNNNNNNNNNNNNNNNNNNNNNNNNNNNNNNNNNNNNNNNNNNNNNNNNNNNNNNNNNNNNNNNNNNNNNNNNNNNNNNNNNNNNNNNNNNNNNNNNNNNNNNNNNNNNNNNNNNNNNNNNNNNNNNNNNNNNNNNNNNNNNNNNNNNNNNNNNNNNNNNNNNNNNNNNNNNNNNNNNNNNNNNNNNNNNNNNNNNNNNNNNNNNNNNNNNNNNNNNNNNNNNNNNNNNNNNNNNNNNNNNNNNNNNNNNNNNNNNNNNNNNNNNNNNNNNNNNNNNNNNNNNNNNNNNNNNNNNNNNNNNNNNNNNNNNNNNNNNNNNNNNNNNNNNNNNNNNNNNNNNNNNNNNNNNNNNNNNNNNNNNNNNNNNNNNNNNNNNNNNNNNNNNNNNNNNNNNNNNNNNNNNNNNNNNNNNNNNNNNNNNNNNNNNNNNNNNNNNNNNNNNNNNNNNNNNNNNNNNNNNNNNNNNNNNNNNNNNNNNNNNNNNNNNNNNNNNNNNNNNNNNNNNNNNNNNNNNNNNNNNNNNNNNNNNNNNNNNNNNNNNNNNNNNNNNNNNNNNNNNNNNNNNNNNNNNNNNNNNNNNNNNNNNNNNNNNNNNNNNNNNNNNNNNNNNNNNNNNNNNNNNNNNNNNNNNNNNNNNNNNNNNNNNNNNNNNNNNNNNNNNNNNNNNNNNNNNNNNNNNNNNNNNNNNNNNNNNNNNNNNNNNNNNNNNNNNNNNNNNNNNNNNNNNNNNNNNNNNNNNNNNNNNNNNNNNNNNNNNNNNNNNNNNNNNNNNNNNNNNNNNNNNNNNNNNNNNNNNNNNNNNNNNNNNNNNNNNNNNNNNNNNNNNNNNNNNNNNNNNNNNNNNNNNNNNNNNNNNNNNNNNNNNNNNNNNNNNNNNNNNNNNNNNNNNNNNNNNNNNNNNNNNNNNNNNNNNNNNNNNNNNNNNNNNNNNNNNNNNNNNNNNNNNNNNNNNNNNNNNNNNNNNNNNNNNNNNNNNNNNNNNNNNNNNNNNNNNNNNNNNNNNNNNNNNNNNNNNNNNNNNNNNNNNNNNNNNNNNNNNNNNNNNNNNNNNNNNNNNNNNNNNNNNNNNNNNNNNNNNNNNNNNNNNNNNNNNNNNNNNNNNNNNNNNNNNNNNNNNNNNNNNNNNNNNNNNNNNNNNNNNNNNNNNNNNNNNNNNNNNNNNNNNNNNNNNNNNNNNNNNNNNNNNNNNNNNNNNNNNNNNNNNNNNNNNNNNNNNNNNNNNNNNNNNNNNNNNNNNNNNNNNNNNNNNNNNNNNNNNNNNNNNNNNNNNNNNNNNNNNNNNNNNNNNNNNNNNNNNNNNNNNNNNNNNNNNNNNNNNNNNNNNNNNNNNNNNNNNNNNNNNNNNNNNNNNNNNNNNNNNNNNNNNNNNNNNNNNNNNNNNNNNNNNNNNNNNNNNNNNNNNNNNNNNNNNNNNNNNNNNNNNNNNNNNNNNNNNNNNNNNNNNNNNNNNNNNNNNNNNNNNNNNNNNNNNNNNNNNNNNNNNNNNNNNNNNNNNNNNNNNNNNNNNNNNNNNNNNNNNNNNNNNNNNNNNNNNNNNNNNNNNNNNNNNNNNNNNNNNNNNNNNNNNNNNNNNNNNNNNNNNNNNNNNNNNNNNNNNNNNNNNNNNNNNNNNNNNNNNNNNNNNNNNNNNNNNNNNNNNNNNNNNNNNNNNNNNNNNNNNNNNNNNNNNNNNNNNNNNNNNNNNNNNNNNNNNNNNNNNNNNNNNNNNNNNNNNNNNNNNNNNNNNNNNNNNNNNNNNNNNNNNNNNNNNNNNNNNNNNNNNNNNNNNNNNNNNNNNNNNNNNNNNNNNNNNNNNNNNNNNNNNNNNNNNNNNNNNNNNNNNNNNNNNNNNNNNNNNNNNNNNNNNNNNNNNNNNNNNNNNNNNNNNNNNNNNNNNNNNNNNNNNNNNNNNNNNNNNNNNNNNNNNNNNNNNNNNNNNNNNNNNNNNNNNNNNNNNNNNNNNNNNNNNNNNNNNNNNNNNNNNNNNNNNNNNNNNNNNNNNNN
Encoded proteins:
- the LOC122577526 gene encoding uncharacterized protein LOC122577526, coding for MDIEERETLKPYLLNLRHEISQLVVASDPKNLNYAQQLSANKEQWLRESNRVVHRQNQSKNQSNNTPPVFKRTAIDLQPQGNQGKFPPRVYQTAENPEETFQESTVPPQENYY